The Geobacter sp. AOG2 genome includes a window with the following:
- a CDS encoding tetratricopeptide repeat protein codes for MIHSFTFFRFFLLILAVEFCCGFSWGLGRSDPCEQARKSLDALSAASGSQKRLKQEEGILKICPDGAAGRFVKALQAERSGKADDAIALYREAVAKDDALAEAHGNLGLLLLEKGLNREASVELTKGVMGRPDPRYHRALGKIMGEGALPALALFHYSSARKAFPDDAVIHAGLAKAYEDLKQYDKAASEYDQLLLLKPGDAVARIGLAGVYRKAGQLDQAAGQLRSYIAANASDPKGHKLLADVLMERGDREAARKEYLLAGIDVTIDPEDFARKGDEFMAQRDYGKAITAYQTALKGRADWAGVQQKLGDAQMAAGHDDDAVATFTALVKAGVKDGATLYRLGLLSERRGQLDEALSFYRGALQSDPSDINARRRLAEISTWRGSFAEAAEQYRELIRVRGDNPLYHLNLGRIYVQMKELKNAIPEYEEALRLDPTSMEGHRELARILMRRSLPEKAEHHYQEVIRLNPEDEEARNALITLYVKQKRLDELTRLVKEWLERSPDDPQRHYRLGIVYEFKKDYEQAFSEYKKSLELKPDNARGLFALGRAYLKSGRISEAREMLEAAKKADPTFAEPQLLLSSIKYDTPSARKHAGKRKVHKRHAKTKAKRRNHKN; via the coding sequence ATGATTCACAGTTTTACGTTTTTTCGTTTTTTCCTCCTGATTCTGGCGGTCGAGTTCTGTTGTGGTTTTAGCTGGGGCTTGGGCCGGTCCGATCCCTGCGAACAGGCGCGCAAATCCCTTGACGCGCTGTCAGCCGCCAGCGGTTCCCAAAAACGCTTGAAGCAGGAAGAGGGGATTCTTAAAATATGTCCGGATGGTGCTGCCGGGCGATTTGTCAAGGCTCTCCAGGCTGAACGGTCCGGCAAGGCCGACGATGCCATCGCGCTCTACCGGGAGGCAGTGGCCAAAGACGATGCCCTTGCCGAAGCCCATGGAAACCTTGGTCTGCTTCTACTTGAAAAAGGCCTGAATAGGGAGGCTTCGGTAGAACTTACCAAGGGGGTTATGGGCAGGCCCGATCCCCGCTATCATCGTGCTTTAGGCAAGATCATGGGGGAGGGGGCGTTGCCTGCCCTGGCACTGTTCCACTACAGCTCGGCCCGTAAGGCCTTCCCTGATGACGCAGTCATTCATGCCGGCCTTGCCAAGGCGTATGAAGACCTCAAGCAGTACGACAAGGCCGCAAGCGAATATGACCAACTCTTGTTGTTGAAACCTGGAGATGCGGTTGCCCGGATCGGGCTGGCAGGGGTATACCGCAAAGCCGGCCAGCTTGACCAGGCGGCCGGCCAGCTTCGGAGTTATATAGCAGCCAACGCTTCGGACCCAAAGGGACACAAACTGCTTGCGGATGTCCTGATGGAGAGAGGAGACCGGGAAGCGGCCCGAAAGGAGTATTTGCTGGCGGGGATCGACGTTACCATTGACCCGGAAGATTTTGCCCGAAAGGGTGATGAATTTATGGCGCAGCGTGACTATGGTAAGGCCATTACCGCCTACCAGACAGCTCTCAAAGGACGCGCTGACTGGGCCGGCGTGCAGCAAAAGCTGGGGGACGCCCAAATGGCGGCCGGCCACGACGACGATGCCGTAGCGACGTTTACGGCGCTTGTGAAGGCAGGGGTCAAGGATGGAGCAACCCTGTACCGGCTCGGTTTGCTCAGCGAGCGCAGGGGGCAGCTTGACGAAGCGCTGTCATTCTATCGCGGAGCGCTCCAGTCCGATCCCTCGGATATCAATGCCCGGCGCAGGCTGGCGGAGATCTCCACCTGGCGTGGCAGTTTTGCGGAAGCGGCGGAACAGTACCGCGAACTGATCCGGGTAAGAGGAGATAACCCGTTGTATCATCTTAATCTGGGGCGTATTTACGTTCAGATGAAGGAATTGAAAAATGCCATCCCAGAGTATGAAGAGGCCTTGCGCCTTGATCCGACCAGTATGGAAGGGCATCGCGAACTGGCTCGAATCCTCATGCGCCGCTCTCTTCCCGAAAAGGCGGAGCACCATTACCAGGAGGTCATCCGGCTGAACCCTGAAGACGAAGAAGCCCGGAATGCCTTGATTACTCTCTATGTTAAGCAGAAGCGCCTTGATGAGCTCACGCGGCTTGTCAAGGAATGGCTGGAACGGTCGCCGGACGACCCGCAACGCCACTATCGCCTGGGGATTGTTTATGAATTCAAAAAGGATTATGAGCAGGCCTTCAGCGAGTACAAGAAATCTCTCGAATTAAAGCCGGATAACGCCCGGGGGCTCTTCGCCCTCGGCAGGGCTTACCTGAAAAGCGGGCGTATATCCGAGGCCAGGGAGATGCTTGAGGCAGCGAAAAAAGCCGATCCAACCTTTGCAGAGCCCCAATTGTTGCTCAGCAGTATCAAATATGACACCCCGTCTGCCCGGAAACATGCTGGAAAGCGGAAGGTGCATAAGCGTCATGCCAAGACAAAAGCGAAGAGGCGAAATCACAAAAATTGA
- a CDS encoding PAS domain S-box protein has translation MREALEGLLPAMMKHKRITAGIVLGLLGLAVNSLNLEIFFNIDLLFGSIFIMLAILCAGTVPGVIAGILASIFSYITPHHPLVAIIYSSEAIFVAWSSRKSRDVLTWDIVYWFLFGAPLSWLLFRNIVGMPVETATLIMFKQLINGIFNALLATIVHLLVQVRMRPVEEAPSFQRVVFVSLVSLALLPTLLLLLLNVRSFIGYEEQRLTQTATHTAAIANETVSLWVSQQQQNMRAFAELIGNPDKVSADDLQKYVELLKSSSPAFSRMAVLNRDSIAVANSPLVDERGGSTLGLDFSDRSYIAVLNKRKVPYISDLIMGRIGVSVPILPFLVPLVNGGSYDGCCVGVVQLEQLERIISSIADKGGAITLLDRSGRVIVSTRHDLKTMMVFNRTSGGEVRACGDGVYHLIPARPGGRGTLQRWKESVFVKEVRIGNPEIGWSVIAEVSALPLLTTITNESIRSFSLLSALVLIMAVLSHFFSKGLTGALLRLQSLTQEFPQSFKNGGFKNSWPQSRISEVNALTKNFKQMADTLRRYFSALNSWSETLEKRVIERTKALARSEERFRRIADAVPVGVFEAATDGSCRYFNERWLESTGLSLFQAIEGGWVAISCPDDRDQVVNEWHRAVLEKKTLRMEFRFTRSDGSLAWGLVQSSPMHAVSGEFCGFIGTITDITDFKQREELAAELEAKKSRLRDMEKKRQHLKEKDMLVKDLHDGIGGIVSNISMLAQYGLGRMELETCRSTLKKITELAAEGVDEVRSFMNSTESGESAWSDLLAEIKDHADRMLSPHQIQLDASGEIDLGLPPIGSFRYLNILRISKEMVTNIIKHAQASRVSLIFRARGELFQLCVTDNGVGFDSSVVKRRGLANMLSRANDVGGNISMTSSAAGTTLNLVLPLKEQNAPGEPCA, from the coding sequence ATGAGAGAAGCGTTGGAGGGGTTGTTACCGGCAATGATGAAACATAAGCGAATTACGGCAGGAATAGTTTTGGGATTACTCGGACTTGCAGTAAATAGTCTGAATCTTGAGATTTTTTTTAATATCGACTTGTTGTTTGGCTCCATTTTTATCATGCTTGCTATCCTCTGTGCCGGGACAGTACCGGGAGTTATCGCCGGTATACTGGCCAGTATATTCAGTTATATCACCCCTCACCATCCCCTGGTCGCTATTATCTACTCCTCGGAGGCCATTTTTGTCGCCTGGAGTTCAAGAAAATCCCGGGACGTGCTTACCTGGGATATTGTGTACTGGTTTTTGTTTGGCGCCCCACTATCGTGGCTGTTATTTCGTAACATCGTGGGGATGCCGGTCGAGACCGCCACCCTGATCATGTTCAAACAATTGATCAATGGTATTTTTAATGCCCTTCTAGCCACAATCGTGCATCTTCTTGTCCAGGTGAGAATGCGACCTGTTGAGGAGGCCCCCTCCTTTCAACGGGTCGTATTCGTCTCACTGGTCTCACTGGCATTGTTGCCGACACTATTGCTCCTCCTGCTGAATGTAAGGAGTTTTATCGGATACGAAGAGCAACGGCTGACCCAAACAGCGACGCACACCGCTGCAATCGCAAATGAAACCGTGAGTCTGTGGGTGTCACAGCAGCAGCAGAACATGAGGGCGTTCGCAGAACTCATCGGGAACCCCGACAAGGTGTCAGCCGATGATCTGCAAAAATATGTCGAACTGCTAAAGTCCTCGTCGCCGGCCTTCAGCCGCATGGCTGTGCTCAATCGCGACTCGATTGCCGTTGCTAACTCGCCCCTTGTGGACGAGCGTGGTGGTTCAACCTTGGGGCTCGATTTCTCGGATCGGTCCTATATCGCCGTATTAAATAAACGTAAAGTGCCTTACATCAGTGACCTTATAATGGGGCGAATCGGTGTCTCCGTACCTATACTTCCGTTTCTGGTCCCTCTGGTGAATGGCGGTAGTTACGATGGGTGCTGCGTCGGAGTTGTGCAATTAGAGCAGTTGGAGAGGATCATCTCCTCGATTGCCGACAAGGGGGGGGCTATCACCCTGCTCGACAGAAGCGGCAGGGTGATCGTGAGTACGCGGCATGATCTCAAGACAATGATGGTCTTTAACCGGACTTCCGGCGGAGAAGTTCGGGCCTGTGGCGATGGCGTGTATCACCTGATACCGGCCAGGCCTGGGGGCAGGGGCACTTTGCAGCGCTGGAAAGAGTCGGTATTTGTCAAAGAGGTGCGCATCGGTAATCCTGAAATCGGTTGGAGTGTCATTGCTGAGGTATCTGCCCTGCCACTCTTGACGACCATTACCAACGAAAGCATAAGAAGCTTTTCGTTGCTGTCAGCGCTCGTCCTGATAATGGCGGTTTTGTCTCATTTTTTCAGTAAGGGGTTGACTGGTGCACTGCTTCGGCTGCAATCCCTTACCCAGGAATTTCCGCAGAGTTTTAAGAACGGCGGTTTTAAAAACTCGTGGCCCCAGAGCCGGATCAGTGAAGTTAACGCACTAACGAAAAATTTCAAGCAGATGGCTGACACGTTGCGGCGTTATTTTTCTGCTTTGAACTCGTGGAGCGAAACCCTGGAAAAACGTGTAATTGAACGTACCAAAGCATTGGCAAGAAGTGAGGAACGTTTCCGGAGAATTGCCGACGCCGTCCCCGTTGGTGTTTTTGAGGCCGCAACGGATGGATCGTGCCGTTATTTCAATGAACGTTGGCTTGAGAGTACCGGTCTGTCCCTCTTCCAGGCGATAGAAGGAGGATGGGTTGCCATTAGTTGCCCCGACGATCGTGATCAGGTGGTCAATGAATGGCATCGCGCCGTTCTTGAAAAGAAAACGTTGAGAATGGAATTCCGTTTCACTCGTTCAGACGGTTCCCTTGCGTGGGGGTTGGTGCAATCGTCCCCCATGCATGCCGTAAGTGGCGAATTTTGTGGTTTTATCGGTACGATCACCGATATCACGGATTTCAAGCAGCGCGAGGAGTTGGCGGCAGAACTCGAAGCCAAGAAAAGCAGACTACGCGATATGGAAAAAAAGAGACAGCATCTCAAAGAAAAAGATATGCTGGTCAAAGACCTTCATGACGGGATTGGAGGGATTGTTTCCAATATCTCAATGCTCGCCCAGTACGGCTTGGGCCGGATGGAGTTGGAGACATGCCGTTCGACCCTCAAAAAAATCACAGAACTCGCAGCAGAGGGTGTCGATGAGGTCCGCTCATTTATGAACAGTACCGAGAGCGGGGAGTCTGCCTGGAGCGACCTGCTTGCGGAGATAAAGGATCATGCCGACAGGATGCTGTCCCCTCATCAAATACAGCTTGATGCCTCGGGGGAGATAGATTTGGGGCTTCCTCCCATCGGTTCTTTTCGGTATCTTAATATCCTGCGGATCAGCAAGGAGATGGTCACCAACATTATAAAACATGCCCAGGCTAGCCGGGTCAGCCTGATTTTCAGGGCAAGGGGAGAGCTTTTTCAATTGTGCGTGACGGACAACGGCGTCGGTTTCGACTCCAGCGTCGTAAAACGGAGAGGGCTGGCGAATATGCTGTCCCGGGCGAACGACGTAGGAGGCAACATCTCTATGACTTCATCTGCTGCAGGCACTACACTTAATCTTGTCCTGCCTCTCAAGGAACAGAATGCCCCGGGGGAACCATGCGCATAG
- a CDS encoding response regulator transcription factor yields the protein MRIVLVEDNTVTRETLNLLLSGETTIDSVTTFGSGEELLAHIEYTAFDVLLVDLDLPGMHGSELIQKVKQMRPQVEIMVYTIFEDRENVFSAIKSGASGYILKGSSPRDLIESLQSLHQGGAPMSPKIARKVILEFQKVPDGDDNPLTSRESCIVRSIEQGLTYKEIAERFNISPHTVHTHIKNIYEKLQAHGRQDALKRARRIGII from the coding sequence ATGCGCATAGTACTTGTGGAGGATAATACCGTAACCCGCGAAACACTCAATTTGCTTTTGTCCGGCGAAACAACCATAGATAGCGTCACGACTTTCGGCTCCGGTGAAGAACTTCTTGCGCATATAGAATACACTGCCTTCGATGTCCTTCTTGTTGATCTGGATCTACCCGGCATGCATGGCAGCGAGTTGATCCAGAAGGTCAAGCAGATGCGTCCCCAAGTGGAAATCATGGTCTATACCATATTTGAGGACCGCGAGAATGTTTTTTCCGCGATCAAGTCCGGGGCATCCGGTTATATCCTCAAGGGAAGTTCTCCCCGCGATTTGATTGAATCCCTCCAGAGCCTTCATCAGGGGGGGGCTCCAATGAGCCCCAAAATAGCCCGCAAGGTCATCCTCGAATTCCAGAAGGTTCCCGATGGGGATGATAACCCGCTTACTTCGAGGGAGAGCTGTATAGTCCGTAGTATCGAACAGGGACTTACCTACAAGGAAATCGCCGAGCGCTTCAATATCAGCCCCCATACCGTCCATACGCACATCAAGAATATCTACGAAAAACTCCAGGCCCATGGCCGTCAGGATGCCCTCAAACGTGCCCGCAGGATCGGTATCATTTAG
- a CDS encoding methyl-accepting chemotaxis protein, with the protein MSFWADLKVKSKIMILVIAGCVALIFFGGFGILNMSRMSADEAGLKEGTQQVALLQDMKNHFLAMRLDVVYMLALSDPAAIGEKEKDLAIQAEGLRTKLGLIEKTRLEPAERDQLNIFKQGFEAYVAEGAKLANMAKDAHAAHDAAAVENALRFATQTVAPLYNKPAGIVADMVTNNIRHGEEMFLHDTESFKRSRLAMLVIVVIVTISALFGGVLIANSVSRPLQSVFGTLKDVAGGDLSARSGITSRDEMGMLAREVNETAQKLSGIMSMVASNSEHVASAATELHATAAEMATGSEQMAAQAGTVATASEEMSATSGDIAQNCHSAADGALRASQTAQDGAVVVENTVQVMNRIASRVKDTAKTVESLGARGDQIGEIVGTIQDIADQTNLLALNAAIEAARAGEQGRGFAVVADEVRALAERTTKATREIGEMIKAIQTETKGAVIAMEEGVQEVERGTSEAARSGEALQAILEQINTVNMQVSQIATAAEEQTATTAEISTNIQQINEVVHHTSRGAHESVTAANQLSKLSEELRRLVGQFKL; encoded by the coding sequence ATGAGCTTTTGGGCTGACTTGAAAGTCAAGTCGAAGATCATGATACTGGTAATCGCGGGGTGCGTGGCACTTATTTTTTTCGGCGGTTTCGGTATTCTGAATATGTCGCGGATGAGCGCTGATGAAGCCGGGCTCAAAGAAGGGACACAGCAGGTTGCGCTCCTGCAGGACATGAAAAACCATTTTCTGGCCATGCGCCTGGACGTCGTGTATATGCTGGCACTCAGTGACCCCGCTGCGATCGGAGAAAAGGAGAAAGATCTGGCCATTCAAGCAGAGGGTCTCCGGACGAAGCTGGGACTTATAGAAAAAACCCGCCTTGAACCTGCGGAGAGGGATCAGCTCAATATTTTTAAGCAGGGGTTCGAAGCCTATGTCGCGGAAGGTGCAAAACTTGCGAATATGGCAAAGGATGCCCATGCTGCTCACGATGCCGCCGCCGTTGAGAATGCGCTCAGATTCGCCACCCAGACGGTTGCCCCGCTGTACAATAAACCGGCAGGGATCGTTGCCGATATGGTTACGAACAATATCAGGCACGGCGAGGAGATGTTCCTTCATGATACCGAAAGCTTCAAGAGATCGCGTCTTGCCATGCTGGTCATTGTGGTCATTGTTACGATCTCGGCCCTTTTTGGGGGCGTGCTCATCGCCAATTCCGTTTCCAGGCCGCTTCAATCGGTCTTTGGGACCCTAAAGGATGTGGCCGGTGGGGATCTCAGCGCTCGCTCCGGTATTACCAGCCGAGATGAGATGGGGATGTTGGCTCGCGAGGTGAACGAGACGGCACAGAAATTGAGCGGCATCATGTCGATGGTGGCGAGCAACAGTGAGCATGTCGCTTCGGCAGCGACCGAGTTACATGCCACAGCCGCAGAAATGGCCACCGGCTCCGAACAGATGGCCGCCCAGGCTGGGACGGTTGCAACAGCCAGCGAAGAGATGTCTGCTACCAGCGGCGATATTGCCCAGAATTGCCACTCAGCGGCTGATGGGGCGCTACGTGCCAGTCAGACGGCCCAAGATGGCGCGGTCGTCGTTGAAAACACCGTTCAGGTCATGAACAGGATTGCCAGCCGGGTGAAAGATACCGCCAAAACGGTTGAAAGTCTTGGGGCGCGTGGCGATCAGATTGGTGAGATTGTCGGCACTATCCAGGACATTGCCGACCAGACAAATCTGCTCGCCTTAAATGCCGCGATTGAGGCTGCGCGGGCTGGGGAGCAGGGGCGCGGTTTTGCTGTTGTCGCTGATGAGGTGCGCGCATTGGCCGAAAGGACCACCAAGGCGACCCGTGAGATCGGTGAAATGATCAAGGCGATCCAGACCGAGACAAAAGGCGCTGTGATTGCCATGGAAGAAGGGGTACAGGAGGTGGAGCGAGGGACTTCCGAGGCTGCCAGATCCGGCGAAGCGCTTCAGGCAATTCTGGAACAGATCAACACGGTAAATATGCAGGTTAGCCAGATTGCCACGGCGGCCGAAGAACAGACGGCAACCACGGCCGAGATCAGCACCAATATCCAACAGATCAACGAAGTGGTGCATCACACCTCGCGCGGCGCCCATGAGTCGGTTACGGCAGCAAACCAGCTTTCGAAGCTGTCCGAGGAGCTTCGACGGTTGGTAGGGCAGTTCAAACTTTGA
- a CDS encoding chemotaxis protein CheW, with product MSKELVTVRGDESKGELNQLVSFSLGDEEFGIEVLKVREIIRMTGITHMPNTPHYVEGIINLRGRVIPIISMRRKFGLAETDSNNQTRIIVVDVGGDLTGFIVDAVSEVIRISDSEIQPPPPVVSGGIDQECITGVINRTDRLLVLLSLDKMFSQGETQLFGTM from the coding sequence ATGTCCAAAGAACTGGTAACAGTTAGAGGCGACGAGTCCAAAGGGGAACTTAATCAACTCGTCAGCTTCAGCTTGGGTGACGAAGAATTCGGCATCGAGGTTCTTAAGGTCCGCGAGATCATCCGGATGACCGGTATTACCCATATGCCCAATACTCCTCACTATGTCGAGGGCATCATCAATCTTCGCGGCAGGGTGATCCCCATTATCTCCATGCGGCGCAAATTCGGTTTAGCCGAGACGGATAGCAATAACCAAACACGCATTATCGTCGTGGATGTGGGCGGAGATTTAACGGGATTTATCGTTGATGCCGTATCGGAGGTCATTCGCATCTCCGACAGCGAGATACAGCCTCCTCCGCCCGTGGTGTCGGGCGGAATCGATCAAGAGTGTATCACTGGTGTCATAAACCGCACTGATCGCCTGTTGGTTCTCCTCTCTCTCGACAAGATGTTTTCGCAAGGAGAAACGCAGCTATTTGGCACGATGTGA
- a CDS encoding PAS domain S-box protein, with product MMPVLLHRLSSLSLNKLLLLLTLLLALPAVGLIVHSGLDQHHDALQDGISETRKLAYSIASEQKNLTAGAQQLVTVLGQLPQVREHKAVEVNKILASILALNPQYANIIIADPAGDVWASALPLTKPISIADKRSFRNAVKTGQFSSGEYIVGQLSTKSTIGFGYPIVDEKGMVKAVIALNFNFDHLNVLFDQADLPKGTAFNIIDYNGVIIDRNPSPEGFIGKKVNDGLFMKMVSGPEDDSFIGVGLTGDRRIISYTKLRLSHEAFPYLYIRAGIPLQATLDNAAEKQFYNMAFLSLFLLVAVLLALFIGKYCFVNRIATLQEASHRLAAGDLHTRVSDCLQGGELGDLAQTFDQMAGQLAERERAVRESEARFRSALENAPIGMAIVSLNGNLLRVNHALCRILRYEKEELEGLTFADITHPDDPCPDIPHLERLLDGEVSAYTVEKRCITRDREKVWAQLTASLLKDSEGVPGYFIVQIEDITDRKKVEKEREGLIADLQDALCDVKTLSGLLPICASCKRICDDKGYWNQLETYIIKHSAATFSYSICPDCENRQGNQGEA from the coding sequence ATGATGCCTGTCTTGCTCCATCGTTTGTCATCCCTGTCGTTGAATAAGCTCCTGCTCCTGCTGACCCTTCTGCTTGCCTTGCCGGCTGTAGGGTTAATCGTACATTCTGGTCTGGACCAGCACCACGATGCGTTGCAAGACGGAATATCTGAAACGAGGAAGCTGGCCTACAGCATAGCGTCAGAACAAAAAAATCTTACTGCGGGCGCGCAGCAATTGGTGACCGTGTTGGGGCAGTTGCCCCAGGTCAGGGAGCATAAGGCTGTGGAGGTCAACAAGATCCTGGCGAGCATCCTTGCCCTGAACCCACAGTACGCGAATATTATCATCGCCGACCCGGCTGGAGATGTTTGGGCGTCTGCGCTGCCTCTCACAAAGCCGATCTCCATAGCGGATAAGCGGTCATTCAGGAACGCCGTGAAAACCGGACAATTTTCTTCCGGTGAGTACATCGTCGGTCAGCTTTCGACAAAATCGACCATAGGTTTCGGGTATCCGATTGTCGACGAAAAGGGGATGGTTAAGGCCGTTATTGCTCTTAACTTCAACTTTGACCACTTAAATGTCCTGTTCGATCAGGCAGACCTGCCCAAGGGGACGGCGTTCAATATCATCGACTATAATGGGGTGATAATAGACAGGAACCCGAGTCCCGAGGGTTTTATCGGGAAAAAGGTCAACGACGGGCTCTTCATGAAAATGGTGAGCGGCCCCGAGGATGACTCGTTTATCGGCGTCGGGTTGACCGGAGACCGGAGGATTATTTCATACACCAAATTGCGCCTAAGTCATGAGGCCTTTCCCTATCTGTATATCCGGGCGGGTATTCCTCTACAGGCCACCTTGGATAATGCGGCGGAAAAACAGTTTTACAATATGGCGTTTTTATCGCTGTTCCTGCTGGTGGCCGTCCTTCTGGCCTTGTTTATCGGCAAGTATTGTTTTGTTAATAGAATCGCTACGTTACAGGAAGCTTCTCATCGGCTGGCGGCGGGCGATCTTCACACCAGGGTTTCCGATTGCCTGCAGGGGGGCGAGTTGGGGGATTTGGCGCAGACCTTCGACCAGATGGCGGGCCAACTTGCAGAGCGGGAGCGGGCTGTACGGGAGAGTGAGGCCCGATTTCGCTCTGCCTTGGAGAACGCTCCGATCGGGATGGCCATTGTATCTTTGAACGGTAACCTTCTCAGGGTTAATCACGCCCTGTGCCGCATCTTGAGATATGAAAAAGAGGAACTTGAAGGTTTGACCTTTGCGGATATAACCCATCCCGACGACCCGTGTCCGGATATTCCTCATTTGGAGAGGCTTCTTGACGGAGAAGTTTCCGCCTATACTGTGGAAAAGCGCTGCATTACGAGAGATCGAGAGAAGGTCTGGGCTCAGTTGACAGCCTCTCTCCTCAAAGATAGTGAAGGTGTTCCGGGGTATTTCATTGTTCAGATAGAGGATATTACCGATCGGAAGAAGGTCGAAAAAGAGCGTGAAGGTCTCATCGCCGACCTTCAGGATGCACTGTGCGATGTCAAAACGTTAAGCGGCTTGTTACCCATCTGCGCCTCCTGCAAAAGGATCTGTGACGACAAGGGATACTGGAACCAGTTGGAAACCTATATTATTAAACATTCCGCCGCCACCTTCAGCTACAGTATCTGCCCAGACTGCGAAAATAGACAAGGTAACCAGGGAGAAGCATGA
- a CDS encoding phosphohydrolase, giving the protein MVDVVAMLNRYFEGDALSVMTIHGRVVAELALAVSHELSLSVEECNFIWEASILHDIGVCKVAAPEIGAMGPHPYIMHGVLGRGILECEGLPRHALVCERHIGVGLTATDIVDQQLPLPCRDMVPLTITEEIICFADLFFSKKQGRLEQRKSPERIRKNLSCFGQDKLQTFDTWMGRFGAALRLG; this is encoded by the coding sequence ATGGTAGATGTGGTGGCAATGCTGAACAGATACTTCGAGGGGGATGCTCTGTCGGTCATGACTATTCATGGTCGCGTGGTCGCGGAGCTCGCTCTGGCTGTCAGTCACGAGCTCTCGCTGTCCGTCGAAGAATGTAATTTTATATGGGAAGCTTCAATATTGCATGATATCGGCGTATGCAAGGTTGCTGCGCCTGAAATCGGAGCGATGGGGCCCCACCCTTACATCATGCATGGCGTTCTGGGGCGTGGAATCCTCGAATGTGAAGGTTTGCCTCGGCACGCTCTGGTGTGCGAACGCCACATCGGTGTCGGACTGACGGCCACCGATATTGTTGACCAGCAACTCCCGCTCCCCTGCCGGGATATGGTGCCATTGACGATAACAGAAGAAATTATCTGCTTTGCCGATCTGTTTTTTTCCAAAAAACAGGGCAGATTGGAGCAGAGAAAGTCCCCGGAACGAATTCGCAAAAACCTTTCCTGCTTTGGGCAGGATAAACTTCAAACTTTTGACACATGGATGGGGCGCTTCGGGGCCGCTCTCCGGCTGGGGTGA
- the pheA gene encoding prephenate dehydratase: MQQDAPTIEQLRASIDSIDNRIVELLNERARVVIQVGRLKSGSNMEFHVPGRERQIYERLLNLNSGPFPNDALRSIYREIISASLALESPMKVAFLGPKATFSHLATMQQFGLSAELVPLKSIPSVFEEVEKGKALYGVVPVENSTEGVVSHTLDMFVESGLKITAEVMLEVHHDLLSRTGRLEDIKKVYSHPQPIAQCRQWLDENLPGVPLVDVASTAVAAQIVSEDYTAAAIASELAGSLYDLKVVRTRIEDQVNNFTRFLVIARKEIERSGNDKTSILFSVKDEPGILCRMLEPFAKRGINLSKIESRPYKKKAWEYIFFLDLFGHVSDPDVAAALKELKECCQFLRVLGSYPRSM; the protein is encoded by the coding sequence TTGCAACAGGACGCCCCCACAATCGAACAACTCCGCGCTAGCATCGACAGTATCGATAATCGAATCGTCGAACTCCTGAACGAGCGTGCGCGGGTGGTCATTCAGGTCGGCAGGCTCAAATCCGGCAGTAATATGGAGTTTCACGTTCCCGGTCGGGAACGGCAGATTTACGAACGCCTGCTGAACCTCAATAGCGGCCCGTTTCCTAACGACGCCCTGCGCAGTATCTACCGTGAAATCATTTCTGCCAGTCTCGCCCTGGAGTCGCCCATGAAGGTGGCTTTCCTGGGGCCCAAGGCAACCTTCAGCCACTTGGCAACCATGCAGCAGTTCGGCCTGTCCGCGGAGTTGGTGCCGCTCAAGTCGATCCCGTCGGTCTTCGAAGAGGTGGAGAAGGGCAAGGCGCTGTATGGGGTGGTGCCGGTTGAAAACTCCACAGAAGGGGTCGTTTCCCATACCCTTGACATGTTCGTGGAGAGCGGTCTGAAGATCACCGCCGAGGTCATGCTGGAGGTCCATCACGACCTTTTGTCCCGTACTGGACGACTCGAAGATATCAAGAAAGTATACTCACATCCCCAACCCATCGCCCAGTGTCGTCAATGGCTTGATGAAAATCTGCCCGGGGTGCCGTTGGTGGACGTGGCCTCCACCGCCGTGGCGGCCCAGATAGTCAGCGAGGACTATACCGCCGCCGCCATTGCCAGCGAACTGGCCGGTTCACTTTATGACCTCAAGGTGGTCAGGACCAGGATAGAGGATCAGGTTAACAACTTTACCCGGTTCCTGGTGATCGCCCGCAAGGAGATCGAACGTTCGGGCAACGACAAAACCTCCATACTGTTCTCCGTCAAGGATGAGCCCGGTATCCTCTGCCGCATGCTGGAGCCCTTTGCCAAGCGCGGTATCAATCTCTCCAAGATCGAATCGCGCCCCTACAAGAAAAAGGCCTGGGAATACATATTTTTTCTCGACCTGTTCGGCCACGTCTCCGACCCTGATGTGGCGGCGGCTCTGAAAGAGCTCAAAGAGTGCTGTCAATTTCTCAGAGTCCTCGGTTCCTATCCGCGGTCGATGTAG